The following proteins are co-located in the Micromonospora coriariae genome:
- a CDS encoding MmcQ/YjbR family DNA-binding protein produces MITVADVRALARTLPRSSEHLIRDRVKFRVGSIVYVAFSRDEATMGFGFPKQERAGLVAAEPDLFFLPGESDLRFHWVCCHTARLEHGYMTELVTEAWRMVVPKFLARQRLGG; encoded by the coding sequence GTGATCACCGTCGCCGACGTGCGGGCCCTCGCCCGGACGCTGCCCCGCAGCAGCGAGCACCTGATCCGGGACCGGGTGAAGTTCCGGGTCGGGTCCATCGTGTACGTCGCGTTCTCCCGTGACGAGGCGACGATGGGCTTCGGGTTCCCCAAGCAGGAGCGGGCCGGGCTGGTCGCCGCCGAGCCGGATCTGTTCTTCCTGCCCGGCGAGTCCGACCTGCGCTTTCACTGGGTGTGCTGCCACACCGCCCGGCTGGAGCACGGGTACATGACCGAGCTGGTCACGGAGGCGTGGCGGATGGTGGTGCCGAAGTTCCTGGCCCGGCAGCGGCTGGGCGGCTGA
- a CDS encoding CG0192-related protein: MALLHRATLRPSKLDLLATWLPARQWYRGPAGADLVTRGAYRFDDPAGAVGIETILVGAADGPVHQVPLTYRAAPLDGADDWLVGTTEHSVLGPRWVYDGCADPVYAAALADAILAGTGQADQYFEVDGRRELREPNMTIVASGAAPLPVDAPGPVVDEEATLIVTDSVELVVVRRPGAADAAGAVLSGSWNGQPTTVPLAYARAR, from the coding sequence ATGGCACTGCTGCACCGGGCGACTCTGCGCCCCTCGAAGCTCGACCTGCTGGCGACCTGGCTGCCCGCTCGACAGTGGTACCGGGGGCCGGCCGGCGCCGACCTGGTGACCCGGGGCGCCTACCGCTTCGACGACCCGGCCGGCGCGGTCGGCATCGAGACGATCCTGGTCGGCGCCGCCGACGGGCCGGTCCACCAGGTCCCGCTCACCTACCGCGCCGCGCCGCTCGACGGCGCCGACGACTGGCTCGTCGGCACCACCGAGCACTCGGTGCTCGGTCCGCGCTGGGTGTACGACGGCTGCGCGGACCCGGTGTACGCGGCGGCGCTGGCCGACGCGATCCTCGCCGGCACCGGTCAGGCGGACCAGTACTTCGAGGTCGACGGCCGACGCGAGCTGCGTGAGCCGAACATGACGATCGTCGCCAGCGGTGCCGCGCCGCTCCCGGTCGACGCCCCGGGACCGGTGGTCGACGAGGAGGCCACGCTCATCGTCACCGACTCGGTCGAGTTGGTCGTCGTACGCCGACCCGGCGCGGCCGATGCCGCCGGGGCGGTCCTCAGTGGCAGCTGGAACGGCCAGCCGACGACCGTGCCGCTGGCGTACGCCCGGGCGCGCTGA
- a CDS encoding cellulose binding domain-containing protein, whose product MIEIGAQVDLSHPPDRVWLALTDRELLGRWFAEADVADVPDRLVLHTAGLPGFDANVEVEVTERRVPELLTMRCDEAGRLTEVTCVVTATKQGCRLAIREVTTHGTWSAEQHDPREQQLRQALTVRLPAILDWLAFQQVDLRRGDAGMTAELPTIGALGEGPARARRRRRMVVAVLAGAVLVAGLAAWVILPGEPDSAAAPPPAAPSPAPSSSSVAAVAPTGTPRATPSGRPSRTAASATARPSRTPTAKPSPSLASVPAPPPLTANYRTDSSRLFGYTGEVVVANPGGAPVADWVVVVTLAEGSTFDDVDGADVERDGRTLTFTGSAVPAGGSKTFHFDVRDGRPNAREPEGCTVGGNPCAGV is encoded by the coding sequence GTGATCGAGATCGGCGCGCAGGTCGACCTGTCCCACCCGCCGGACCGGGTGTGGCTCGCATTGACGGACCGGGAGCTGCTCGGCCGGTGGTTCGCCGAGGCCGACGTGGCGGACGTCCCGGACCGGTTGGTGCTGCACACGGCCGGGCTGCCCGGCTTCGACGCCAACGTCGAGGTCGAGGTGACCGAGCGGCGGGTGCCGGAGCTGCTCACGATGCGCTGCGACGAGGCCGGCCGGCTCACCGAGGTGACCTGCGTCGTCACCGCCACGAAGCAGGGCTGCCGGCTGGCAATCCGCGAGGTGACGACGCACGGCACCTGGTCCGCCGAGCAGCACGATCCACGCGAGCAGCAGCTCCGGCAGGCGCTGACCGTGCGCCTGCCGGCCATTCTCGACTGGCTCGCCTTCCAACAGGTCGACCTGCGGCGCGGTGACGCCGGAATGACGGCCGAACTCCCGACGATCGGCGCGCTCGGCGAGGGTCCCGCCCGGGCCCGCCGCCGTCGCCGCATGGTGGTCGCGGTGCTGGCCGGCGCCGTACTGGTCGCGGGGCTGGCGGCGTGGGTCATCTTGCCGGGCGAGCCGGACAGCGCCGCCGCCCCGCCCCCGGCGGCACCGTCGCCGGCGCCCTCGTCGTCGTCCGTGGCGGCCGTCGCGCCCACCGGCACACCGAGGGCGACGCCGTCGGGGCGCCCCTCGCGGACCGCCGCGTCGGCGACCGCCCGCCCGAGCCGCACGCCGACGGCGAAACCGTCGCCCAGCCTCGCCTCAGTCCCGGCACCACCGCCGCTGACCGCCAACTACCGCACCGACTCCAGCCGGTTGTTCGGCTACACGGGCGAGGTGGTGGTCGCCAACCCGGGCGGCGCACCGGTGGCGGACTGGGTCGTGGTGGTCACCCTCGCCGAGGGCAGCACCTTCGACGACGTGGACGGCGCCGACGTGGAGCGGGATGGGCGGACGCTCACCTTCACCGGGTCGGCAGTGCCGGCCGGCGGGTCGAAGACGTTCCACTTCGACGTCCGCGACGGCCGGCCCAATGCCAGGGAGCCGGAGGGCTGCACGGTGGGCGGCAACCCGTGCGCGGGCGTGTGA
- a CDS encoding NAD(P)H-dependent flavin oxidoreductase produces the protein MSVLSTLRHPIVAAPMAGGPSTPALVSAVSAAGGLGFLAAGMIDTDRLAADIAEVRAHTDRPFGVNVFLPGSGTVDEAAIRAYADRLAPYAGQRGVTLGEAVGGDDGYPDKLAMLLADPVPVVSFVFGLPDRAAVAALRERGSEVWATVTRPDAATAAAELGVDAVVVQGTEAGGHRGGLPDDDDYALLPLLRLVAAGCDLPLVAAGGIVDGPGVAGVLAAGAAAAQLGTAFLRCPEAGSSPMHRSAVASSAPTALTRAYTGKRARGVVNDFLRRHDAAAPAGYPQVLHLTRPLLAAARRDGDASVPNLWAGQAHPLARDLPAAELVVEVSAGARTALAAAAERATHWG, from the coding sequence ATGTCCGTGCTGTCCACGTTGCGCCACCCGATCGTCGCCGCCCCGATGGCCGGCGGCCCGTCCACGCCGGCGCTCGTGTCGGCCGTCTCCGCCGCCGGCGGGTTGGGATTCCTGGCCGCCGGGATGATCGACACCGACCGGCTGGCCGCCGACATCGCCGAGGTCCGCGCCCACACCGACCGGCCGTTCGGTGTCAACGTCTTCCTGCCCGGCTCCGGCACCGTCGACGAGGCGGCCATCCGGGCGTACGCGGACCGGCTCGCCCCGTACGCCGGCCAGCGCGGGGTGACCCTGGGCGAGGCGGTGGGCGGCGACGACGGGTACCCGGACAAGCTGGCCATGCTGCTGGCCGACCCGGTCCCGGTGGTGTCCTTCGTGTTCGGGCTGCCCGACCGGGCCGCGGTGGCCGCGCTGCGGGAGCGGGGCAGCGAGGTGTGGGCCACTGTCACCCGGCCGGACGCCGCCACGGCCGCCGCCGAGCTGGGCGTGGACGCCGTGGTGGTGCAGGGCACCGAGGCCGGTGGACATCGCGGCGGCCTGCCGGACGACGACGACTACGCGCTGCTGCCGCTGCTTCGGCTGGTCGCCGCCGGCTGTGACCTGCCGCTGGTGGCCGCCGGTGGCATCGTCGACGGCCCCGGGGTGGCTGGGGTGCTGGCCGCCGGCGCCGCCGCCGCGCAGCTCGGCACGGCGTTCCTGCGCTGCCCGGAGGCGGGCAGTTCGCCGATGCACCGGTCGGCGGTGGCCAGCTCCGCGCCGACCGCTCTGACCCGGGCGTACACGGGCAAGCGGGCTCGTGGCGTGGTCAACGACTTTCTGCGCCGGCACGACGCGGCGGCGCCGGCCGGCTACCCGCAGGTGCTGCACCTGACCCGCCCGCTGCTCGCCGCCGCCCGGCGCGACGGGGACGCGTCGGTGCCGAACCTGTGGGCCGGGCAGGCGCACCCCCTGGCCCGGGACCTGCCGGCGGCCGAGTTGGTCGTCGAGGTCAGCGCCGGCGCCCGGACCGCGTTGGCGGCGGCGGCCGAGCGGGCGACCCACTGGGGTTGA
- a CDS encoding SMP-30/gluconolactonase/LRE family protein: MRVRARVTRGRHARAGTALATVLVGAVSLVLTPGAALAGALGPGTPVCQVHDDRLREISGMVATDDGYVVVNDGADDEARRRIFFLDRRCAVVRTVAYPSQPRDTEDLAVGRDGTIWVADIGDNDRTRETIALWRLAPDADRPVLHRMTYPDRPHDAEALLLDADGRPLIVTKGGSGTVFLYAPTSALRPSGTTPLAPVGQVALPSSTTSNPYSFLGRAVVTGAASAPDGRRVVLRSYADAFEYDVPDGDLVAALTKGVPRVTPLPDEPQGESITYSRDGRSLLTVSESAGQPQGTDPAILRYPATTGTAATPRPVESTTAGPLVPTAARPAAADVGVRGDRTWPLVAGAGTLLALVGLAGVLWRRHTARR; the protein is encoded by the coding sequence ATGCGGGTGCGGGCGCGGGTGACCCGAGGGCGGCACGCCCGGGCGGGAACGGCGCTGGCCACCGTGCTCGTCGGGGCCGTGTCGCTGGTGCTGACGCCGGGCGCGGCGCTGGCCGGCGCGCTCGGCCCCGGAACGCCGGTCTGCCAGGTGCACGACGATCGGCTCCGGGAGATCTCCGGGATGGTCGCAACGGACGACGGGTACGTGGTGGTCAACGACGGCGCCGACGACGAGGCCCGCCGCCGGATCTTCTTTCTCGACCGGCGTTGCGCGGTGGTGCGGACGGTCGCCTACCCGTCCCAACCACGCGACACGGAGGACCTGGCCGTCGGCCGGGACGGCACCATCTGGGTCGCCGACATCGGCGACAACGACCGCACGCGGGAGACGATCGCGCTGTGGCGGCTCGCGCCCGACGCGGACCGGCCGGTGCTGCACCGGATGACGTACCCGGACCGCCCGCACGACGCGGAGGCGTTGCTGCTCGACGCGGATGGCCGACCGCTGATCGTGACCAAGGGGGGCAGCGGGACGGTCTTCCTGTACGCGCCGACCAGCGCGCTGCGGCCCTCGGGAACGACGCCGCTGGCCCCGGTCGGTCAGGTGGCCCTGCCGTCCTCCACGACCAGCAACCCGTACTCCTTCCTCGGCCGCGCTGTGGTCACCGGCGCGGCGAGCGCGCCGGACGGGCGTCGGGTGGTGCTGCGCAGCTACGCCGACGCCTTCGAGTACGACGTCCCCGACGGCGACCTGGTTGCCGCGCTGACCAAGGGCGTCCCGCGGGTCACTCCGCTGCCGGACGAGCCCCAGGGCGAGTCGATCACCTACAGCCGGGACGGCCGGTCGCTGCTCACCGTCTCCGAGTCCGCCGGCCAGCCGCAGGGCACGGACCCGGCGATTCTGCGGTATCCGGCCACGACGGGGACGGCCGCCACCCCACGCCCGGTGGAATCCACCACCGCTGGCCCGCTGGTGCCCACCGCGGCCCGCCCGGCGGCGGCGGACGTGGGCGTCCGGGGCGACCGGACCTGGCCGCTGGTGGCCGGCGCCGGGACGCTGCTGGCGCTGGTCGGGCTCGCCGGTGTGCTGTGGCGGCGACACACGGCCCGGCGGTGA
- a CDS encoding Nramp family divalent metal transporter: MVTNELTTARPTPLQVARARGRLRGRLILLGPAFVAAVAYVDPGNFATNSAAGARYGYLLVWVVVVANLMAMLVQTLTAKLGLATGRSLPELCRERLPKPVNRVMWVQAELVAMATDLAEVIGGAVALYLLFGIPLLPGGIIIGTAAFAVLALRSRGFRAFEIAIAVGLGVIVLAFAANLLAAGSDPGSAVAGLVPRLQGTDSVLLAAGILGATVMPHVIYVHSALTRDRIPATDDTERRTLFRGQRADVLLALTAAGAVNLAMLLIAAASFRGGGPVGADSLEGVHAGLGQTIGTAAAFGFAIALLVSGLASTSVGTYAGEVIMQGFLRRRIPLLLRRLVTLLPALAVLAIGLDPTQALVLSQVILSFGIPFALIPVVAFTRRRDLMGNLVNHPLTTATASLVAALVVALNAFLLWQVVAG, from the coding sequence ATGGTCACCAACGAACTGACGACGGCGAGACCGACGCCGCTCCAGGTAGCCCGCGCTCGGGGCCGGCTACGCGGACGGCTCATCCTGCTCGGCCCGGCCTTCGTCGCCGCCGTCGCCTACGTCGATCCCGGCAACTTCGCCACCAACTCCGCCGCCGGCGCCCGCTACGGCTACCTGCTGGTCTGGGTCGTGGTGGTGGCCAACCTCATGGCCATGCTCGTGCAGACGCTCACCGCCAAGCTGGGCCTGGCCACCGGGCGCAGCCTGCCCGAGCTGTGCCGGGAACGCCTGCCGAAGCCGGTGAACCGGGTCATGTGGGTGCAGGCCGAGCTGGTCGCCATGGCCACCGACCTGGCCGAGGTGATCGGCGGCGCCGTCGCCCTGTACCTGCTCTTCGGCATCCCCCTGCTGCCCGGCGGGATCATCATCGGCACCGCCGCGTTCGCCGTGCTGGCCCTGCGCTCGCGTGGATTCCGCGCCTTCGAGATCGCCATCGCCGTGGGGCTCGGCGTCATCGTCCTGGCCTTCGCGGCGAACCTGCTCGCCGCCGGCTCCGACCCGGGCTCCGCCGTGGCCGGCCTGGTGCCCCGGCTCCAGGGCACCGACAGCGTGCTGCTGGCCGCCGGCATCCTCGGCGCCACCGTCATGCCGCACGTCATCTACGTGCACTCCGCGCTCACCCGCGACCGCATCCCCGCCACCGACGACACCGAGCGCCGCACGCTCTTCCGCGGTCAGCGCGCGGACGTGCTGCTCGCGCTGACGGCTGCCGGCGCGGTCAACCTCGCCATGCTGCTGATCGCCGCGGCCAGCTTCCGCGGCGGCGGCCCGGTCGGCGCCGACAGCCTGGAGGGCGTGCACGCCGGCCTCGGCCAGACCATCGGCACCGCCGCGGCGTTCGGCTTCGCCATCGCCCTGCTGGTCTCCGGGCTCGCGTCCACAAGTGTCGGCACCTACGCGGGTGAGGTGATCATGCAGGGTTTCCTGCGCCGCCGGATCCCGCTGCTGCTGCGCCGGCTGGTCACCCTGCTGCCCGCGCTGGCCGTGCTCGCCATAGGCCTCGACCCGACCCAGGCCCTGGTGCTGTCCCAGGTCATCCTCAGCTTCGGCATCCCGTTCGCGCTGATCCCGGTGGTCGCCTTCACCCGCCGCCGTGACCTGATGGGCAACCTGGTCAACCACCCGCTCACCACCGCCACCGCGTCTCTGGTGGCCGCCCTGGTCGTCGCACTCAACGCCTTCCTGCTCTGGCAGGTCGTCGCCGGCTGA